A part of Bacillus spongiae genomic DNA contains:
- a CDS encoding ABC transporter permease — MIKVLLKDKRFLIGFSFISFLVLASIGNTVFNNGDIRQVQSIYIDGQLVETAPFQPSLAFPLGTDPNGYDLFHIVIEGAKYTIGITLLIAFFQLIVGIVIGTILSGYFLRTFKVFEHILETFSVLPVTLVAYFILINVLTMPFDGFAEPFYVRASFEVIILVLLPLPSVVLYIVKEIQKILGMEFIKASKILGASTFRIIFVHVYKHLIQRFVILFIQQFNQTLIILAHLGLLSMFFGGTVIDYSPLQEPPKTLSYEWSGLIGDYFEYFFIHPYIPIVPIIFFSLTIISINLILNSLESTFTKVNKGKQNSDQKVVEDKEASGVQKKVTDHSFEFTTFKNL; from the coding sequence TTGATTAAAGTTTTGTTGAAGGATAAACGGTTTTTAATTGGTTTTTCATTTATTAGTTTCTTAGTTCTAGCTAGTATCGGAAATACTGTATTTAATAATGGAGATATTAGGCAAGTCCAAAGTATATATATAGATGGACAACTTGTAGAAACGGCTCCTTTTCAGCCTTCATTAGCATTTCCATTAGGGACAGATCCTAACGGCTACGATTTATTCCATATCGTTATTGAAGGAGCCAAATATACAATTGGCATTACTTTATTAATTGCCTTTTTTCAGTTAATAGTAGGAATTGTGATTGGAACAATCTTAAGTGGATATTTTTTAAGAACCTTTAAAGTATTTGAACATATTCTTGAAACCTTTTCAGTGCTTCCCGTAACATTGGTTGCATATTTTATTCTTATTAATGTTTTGACAATGCCTTTTGATGGGTTTGCAGAGCCATTTTATGTGAGAGCCTCGTTTGAAGTAATAATTTTAGTACTGCTGCCATTACCAAGTGTGGTGCTATATATCGTCAAGGAAATTCAGAAAATACTAGGAATGGAATTTATTAAAGCCTCCAAAATATTAGGTGCGAGCACATTTCGAATTATCTTCGTTCATGTATATAAGCATTTAATCCAAAGATTTGTCATTCTTTTCATTCAGCAATTTAATCAAACGTTGATTATTTTAGCACATCTAGGTTTATTAAGTATGTTTTTTGGGGGGACGGTCATCGATTATTCTCCACTTCAGGAGCCTCCAAAGACACTTTCCTATGAGTGGTCAGGTTTAATAGGAGATTATTTTGAATATTTTTTCATTCATCCTTATATCCCTATTGTACCTATTATTTTCTTTTCTTTAACAATTATCAGTATTAATTTAATTTTAAACAGTCTAGAATCAACGTTCACTAAAGTTAATAAGGGAAAGCAAAATAGTGACCAAAAAGTAGTGGAAGATAAGGAAGCTTCTGGGGTTCAAAAGAAGGTTACAGATCATTCTTTTGAATTTACGACATTTAAAAATTTATAA
- a CDS encoding ABC transporter permease subunit, which produces MYIINRFLTLIWKILSAFVATLLISCLPYLFDDFQLNMTNYFGHIIDLLQKVVLLGEFQYATGGDTFRPLFPTIFEALRQSLQLIVGSLLISGFVSIIIAIFVVNLKEKYIKIIQEILTYIQSIPDLFYIIGLQLFIVWLYKKTDIVFLNFASYGEEQAIFLPILCLSITPTMIITKLLINQMIEELHKNYAHLAKAKGVSSFNIIFVHILRNTVYSLFHYSKTIILFFLTNLLIVEYLFNIPGVMSFLLNYPFPDVFFISLLLLYYPIFLLFQLYELFVPSVIKKGEA; this is translated from the coding sequence CATAATAAATCGTTTTCTCACGTTAATATGGAAAATACTATCTGCTTTTGTGGCAACCCTTTTAATCAGCTGTCTTCCTTATTTATTTGACGACTTTCAACTCAATATGACAAACTACTTTGGCCATATTATTGATCTTTTACAAAAAGTAGTCTTATTAGGTGAATTTCAATATGCGACAGGAGGAGATACATTTAGACCTTTGTTTCCAACAATATTTGAGGCGTTACGTCAATCTTTACAGCTAATTGTTGGTTCATTATTAATCTCTGGATTCGTATCGATTATTATAGCGATTTTCGTAGTCAACTTAAAGGAAAAGTATATTAAAATCATTCAAGAAATCTTAACATACATACAATCCATCCCTGATCTATTTTATATTATAGGCTTGCAACTATTTATTGTTTGGTTATATAAGAAGACGGATATTGTCTTTTTAAATTTTGCATCGTATGGTGAGGAACAAGCCATATTCCTACCAATTCTTTGTTTGAGCATAACACCTACAATGATCATTACAAAGTTATTAATTAATCAAATGATAGAAGAACTTCATAAAAATTATGCACACTTAGCGAAGGCGAAAGGTGTTTCTTCCTTTAACATCATCTTTGTCCACATACTACGAAATACGGTCTATTCTCTTTTTCATTACTCAAAAACCATTATCTTATTTTTTTTAACGAATCTACTTATTGTAGAGTATTTATTTAATATTCCTGGAGTCATGTCTTTCCTATTAAATTATCCTTTTCCTGATGTTTTTTTTATCTCCCTTCTATTACTATATTATCCTATTTTTCTTCTATTTCAGCTCTATGAACTTTTCGTTCCAAGTGTGATTAAAAAGGGGGAGGCATAA